A single Thermoanaerobacterium sp. RBIITD DNA region contains:
- the brxC gene encoding BREX system P-loop protein BrxC yields the protein MIIKDLFVKDIDRDLNGVIKAEQTDDIYQELDEYVVTDELLKHFNDFFSAYCKSLDGPTDKIGVWISGFFGSGKSHLLKILAYILNNQDVNGRRPVSFFDDKIKDPLLLSEMKRAANSSCDVILFDIDSKAKTDSKVKESGLVETFMRVFDEMQGFYGFTPWIAEFERNLYKDNKYDEFKEAFEAVSGRKWEDRRDTAYFERDNIVKALTLSTGMSKEAAELLFDKAESNYSITIDKFADIVKEYCESRGNDHRVLFFVDEVGQFIGDNSDLMLNLQTIVEDLGIKLRGKAWVVVTSQQDIDRFVKETKNKEYDFSKIQGRFATRINLSSANTDEVIKKRILEKSDVAKDTLRSLYAEKSAVLKNIISFSSATSDMTSYKDENDFIEVYPFVPYQFNLLQNVFEVVRSHGAAGKHISEGERSLLGAFKEAASMFRGKNIGILIPFYVFYDTIEDHLDSSVKRAVIQAQKNESIKEQDVKLLKLLFLLKYVDRVKANVENLTTLMIDDIDVDKISLRSSIVESLDRLKRENYIQQNGDEYIFLTDVEQDINREIKSVNVDEREIIDEVMKMIFADIYDNKSFKYSSYNVFNIIRQVDGYNYGTMKGDITIKIVTPYFETPKTDYELLLMSKDSSTMILKLPDDTDCFDEVKEYIQTKKYINDKLNNAAEEIRKLINIKQSENDGREKRIKNQLANLIAAADVYIEGQKFDIKVNNPREKIDNGLKILVENVYTRMNYINVHTTGADDIKKIIKSNETKLSFTEEADNKLAIKELQKYLEEQRFIKSNYLTVKDIIDRYSSKPYGWNQLDIAGLIATMFKGGMVKISYNSEYISIDNKNVVDYLTKNSEIDKTVVEYREALDAKFLKKVKDVANVIFGQLDLPDEEDKLYSAVKNLVDKKIEIIKGYIAQYKNRYPGKKELDIALDLYSEMLHKKDEKEFFDKLIAEEDDLIEINEELEKVISFYEHQKDIFDSGLDCLKMVDNSESYISSQVIRDKSVALRRIIESPSPYAMIKEIPELVDEIGKEYEKILNERKEIAKKKILDDRKRVEENLQIECLSDDFKKRLLLYFDDFLSQLDRITQIKDVEALKSISDERYRGCIKEIDAEVYKVQNEKNYAKDNDQHEKPKPIRQVELKNYIGNLTILETEDDVDRFLNQLREKLIENLKEGRIRLL from the coding sequence ATGATTATAAAGGATTTGTTTGTAAAAGATATAGATAGAGATCTAAATGGAGTTATAAAAGCAGAGCAGACTGATGACATATATCAAGAGCTTGATGAATACGTCGTTACAGATGAATTATTAAAGCATTTTAATGACTTTTTTTCTGCTTACTGTAAATCATTAGATGGGCCGACTGATAAGATAGGTGTGTGGATTTCTGGCTTTTTTGGTTCTGGTAAATCACACCTTTTGAAGATTTTGGCATACATATTAAATAATCAAGACGTAAACGGTAGGAGACCAGTAAGTTTCTTTGATGATAAGATAAAAGATCCACTTCTTTTAAGCGAGATGAAAAGAGCTGCCAATTCTTCATGCGATGTAATACTTTTTGACATAGACTCAAAAGCAAAGACAGACAGCAAGGTAAAAGAAAGTGGACTAGTAGAGACATTTATGAGAGTATTCGATGAGATGCAAGGCTTTTACGGTTTTACACCGTGGATTGCTGAATTTGAGAGGAATCTTTATAAAGACAACAAGTACGATGAATTTAAGGAAGCATTTGAAGCAGTGTCAGGCAGAAAATGGGAGGATAGAAGAGATACTGCATACTTTGAAAGAGACAATATAGTAAAAGCCTTGACATTATCTACAGGCATGTCAAAAGAAGCAGCTGAATTGCTATTTGACAAGGCAGAGAGCAATTATTCAATTACGATAGACAAATTTGCAGACATTGTGAAAGAATACTGTGAATCTAGAGGAAATGACCACAGAGTACTGTTTTTTGTAGATGAAGTTGGTCAGTTTATCGGCGACAATTCAGATCTGATGTTAAACTTGCAGACGATAGTGGAGGATCTTGGCATAAAGTTGAGAGGAAAAGCATGGGTGGTAGTGACATCGCAGCAGGATATAGACAGATTTGTAAAAGAGACAAAAAATAAAGAGTACGATTTTTCAAAGATACAAGGGAGATTTGCTACAAGGATAAATCTTTCGAGTGCAAATACTGATGAGGTTATAAAGAAGAGAATATTGGAAAAAAGCGATGTTGCTAAAGATACATTGAGAAGCTTATACGCTGAAAAAAGCGCCGTACTTAAAAACATAATAAGCTTTTCATCAGCTACATCTGACATGACGTCATACAAAGATGAAAATGACTTTATAGAAGTATACCCATTTGTGCCGTACCAATTTAATTTGCTTCAGAATGTCTTTGAAGTCGTAAGAAGCCACGGCGCAGCAGGAAAACACATATCAGAAGGTGAAAGGTCACTTCTGGGCGCATTTAAAGAGGCAGCTTCTATGTTTAGAGGCAAAAATATTGGTATATTAATACCATTTTATGTATTTTACGATACAATTGAAGACCATCTTGATTCATCAGTAAAAAGGGCAGTCATACAGGCACAGAAGAATGAAAGCATAAAAGAGCAAGATGTGAAGCTATTGAAGCTTCTCTTCCTTTTAAAATATGTTGATAGAGTCAAGGCAAATGTGGAAAATCTCACGACGCTTATGATAGATGATATAGATGTAGACAAGATTTCATTGAGGTCCAGCATAGTCGAATCATTAGATCGTCTAAAGAGAGAAAATTACATCCAGCAAAATGGCGATGAATATATATTTTTAACTGATGTAGAACAGGATATTAATAGAGAGATAAAATCAGTAAATGTAGATGAAAGAGAAATAATCGATGAAGTAATGAAAATGATATTCGCAGATATATACGATAATAAGAGCTTCAAATACTCTTCATATAATGTCTTTAATATAATAAGGCAAGTTGACGGCTATAATTATGGCACAATGAAAGGTGATATAACGATAAAGATAGTTACACCTTACTTTGAAACACCAAAGACCGATTATGAGCTTTTACTCATGTCAAAAGACAGCAGCACAATGATATTAAAACTGCCAGATGACACAGATTGCTTTGACGAGGTGAAAGAGTATATACAGACAAAGAAATACATCAATGATAAGTTGAATAATGCGGCGGAAGAAATTAGAAAATTGATAAACATAAAACAGAGCGAAAATGATGGAAGGGAAAAGAGAATAAAAAATCAGCTAGCAAACTTGATAGCTGCTGCAGATGTGTACATTGAAGGTCAGAAGTTTGACATAAAAGTAAACAATCCCCGTGAAAAAATCGATAATGGGTTAAAAATATTGGTAGAAAATGTATATACAAGAATGAACTACATCAATGTTCATACGACCGGTGCTGATGATATAAAGAAGATAATAAAATCAAATGAGACAAAGCTGTCATTTACAGAAGAAGCCGACAATAAGCTGGCCATAAAAGAATTACAGAAATATTTAGAGGAACAGAGATTTATAAAAAGCAATTATTTGACAGTAAAAGACATAATTGATAGATACTCCAGCAAGCCGTACGGATGGAATCAACTAGACATCGCAGGCTTGATTGCAACTATGTTTAAGGGTGGCATGGTGAAGATCAGCTACAATAGTGAGTATATATCGATTGACAACAAAAATGTCGTAGACTATCTTACAAAAAATAGCGAGATAGACAAGACGGTAGTAGAGTATAGAGAAGCATTAGATGCAAAATTTTTAAAGAAAGTAAAAGATGTTGCAAACGTGATTTTTGGTCAGCTCGATTTGCCTGATGAAGAGGATAAACTTTATTCAGCAGTAAAGAATTTAGTCGATAAAAAGATTGAAATTATAAAAGGCTACATAGCACAATACAAGAATAGATATCCAGGTAAAAAGGAGCTGGACATTGCACTTGATTTATACAGTGAAATGCTGCACAAGAAGGATGAAAAGGAATTTTTTGATAAATTAATAGCTGAAGAAGATGATTTAATTGAAATAAATGAGGAACTGGAAAAAGTCATAAGCTTTTATGAACATCAAAAAGATATATTTGATAGCGGATTGGACTGCTTGAAAATGGTAGATAATAGCGAAAGCTACATTTCAAGCCAAGTGATAAGAGATAAATCCGTTGCATTGAGGAGAATAATTGAGAGTCCATCACCTTATGCGATGATAAAAGAAATACCTGAACTTGTAGATGAGATAGGAAAAGAGTACGAAAAAATCTTAAACGAGAGAAAAGAAATAGCAAAGAAGAAGATATTAGATGACAGAAAACGCGTAGAAGAAAATCTTCAAATTGAATGTTTATCAGATGATTTTAAGAAAAGACTGCTGTTGTACTTCGATGATTTTTTAAGCCAATTAGATAGGATTACACAGATTAAGGACGTGGAAGCATTAAAATCCATTTCTGATGAAAGATATAGAGGGTGTATCAAGGAAATTGATGCAGAGGTATATAAAGTACAAAATGAGAAAAATTATGCAAAAGACAATGACCAGCATGAAAAACCGAAACCTATAAGACAAGTAGAACTAAAAAATTACATAGGTAATCTTACGATTTTGGAAACAGAAGATGATGTTGATAGATTTTTAAATCAATTGAGAGAGAAACTTATAGAAAATCTAAAAGAAGGCAGGATACGCCTATTATGA
- a CDS encoding DUF1819 family protein translates to MKELDYTARMTGEPYLYFETKVVAKLMQDKVEKEKMINMIKEENLFQYKTKKSIDKIFNAVYKRLCVLDEYLLNIVANYNSQESKIVVLYGLMKTNRLFFEFMNEVFREKINERSYKLNKSDIMAFFDSKREQSEKVAKWHDYTLNKLSQVFTKTLLEAGLINNKVEKRIVIPSIDKGLIDHFIEIGDAAYIKAMMGDMII, encoded by the coding sequence TTGAAAGAATTAGATTACACAGCGCGTATGACAGGTGAGCCATACCTTTATTTTGAGACAAAAGTTGTTGCAAAGCTGATGCAGGATAAAGTTGAAAAAGAAAAAATGATAAACATGATAAAGGAAGAAAATTTATTCCAATATAAAACGAAAAAAAGCATTGATAAGATATTTAATGCTGTCTATAAGCGTCTTTGCGTACTTGACGAATATTTATTAAATATTGTTGCAAATTACAACAGTCAGGAAAGCAAAATTGTCGTTTTGTATGGCTTGATGAAAACAAACAGACTTTTTTTTGAGTTTATGAATGAAGTATTTAGAGAGAAAATCAATGAAAGATCATATAAGCTAAATAAATCGGATATTATGGCTTTTTTTGATAGCAAAAGAGAGCAAAGTGAAAAAGTTGCTAAGTGGCATGATTATACATTGAATAAGCTATCGCAGGTTTTTACAAAGACGCTTTTAGAAGCGGGACTTATCAATAATAAAGTTGAAAAGAGGATTGTAATTCCTTCAATCGATAAAGGATTAATAGATCATTTCATTGAGATAGGAGATGCAGCATATATAAAGGCGATGATGGGAGATATGATTATATGA
- a CDS encoding UvrD-helicase domain-containing protein yields MALNLDYLDRDDELRFKEENSHLSKVKNAIKEEEKRLGDELQKKVKDNDLKSPLYQKIADEEVSNSYLQLLSDNLIKLDKLKYSPYSARMDFQYDGEDEIQRIYIGEVPYNFGTDTEDLNIYDWRSPIGDVYYKGGIGPCEVVVKDRNGKLRTIKGKSYLKRSIVIEKGQITRIQDLEVVGKSKEDEKIIADKNLIELLNKGSDTKLKNIIASIQKDQNDIIREDISKVVFIQGCAGSGKSTIALHRISYLIYSYNLKGEDILVIAPNKLFLNYISTTLPELDVENALQVTYKDFAEKVIGEKIPVEYDLNRSNEKVNQYEDVLKIKGSLQFKEIINTYAESLLIKAIPTRDLSIYDKTLYTYKDLQNMFMVQFGGYKLNERIERFKEYLKNQLKDKKEEVVGKYKEELLNQLNLFKKQAEGYKSIDDEISMFADEIDKNVNRMERHFDIIVGEYLNSIKEFDAIEHYLELITNIELLQRANEGRLDDKTLKRIVEFSSKGFTEQDVAGILYLFSLLNNTDSFKYKHIAIDESQDLSPFEIFTLKLFSDNLSFTIVGDINQSIVPFKQTYNINTVKKIFDYSKNLKIYNIKRSYRSTYEIVMFARELIKCNDGASEYLPEPLMRKGDKPLVIEKENDEEIYDRIIDIIKEKYHGKENIAIISKTVDGCERLYENLKSRMSVNLISDDMKEYKGGISIIPAYLTKGLEFDIVIIADADKDTYSDILMDRNLLYVQITRALHNVYILSKGELTPIIEKIDFDLYDREESARDKNIKLNTIKELIIETIKDKFGSVPYELEIAVKKENDNEKLKRMLSKVAISKDIKEIM; encoded by the coding sequence ATGGCGTTGAATCTTGATTATTTAGATAGAGATGACGAACTCAGGTTTAAAGAGGAGAATAGTCATTTAAGCAAAGTCAAAAATGCTATAAAAGAAGAGGAAAAGAGACTAGGAGATGAACTTCAGAAAAAGGTAAAGGATAATGATTTAAAAAGTCCGCTATATCAAAAAATAGCTGATGAGGAAGTAAGTAATAGCTATCTACAGCTATTAAGCGATAACTTAATAAAACTAGACAAGCTTAAGTATTCTCCATACAGTGCACGAATGGATTTTCAGTATGATGGCGAAGATGAGATACAGAGAATTTACATAGGCGAAGTGCCTTACAATTTCGGTACAGATACTGAAGATCTAAACATATACGATTGGCGGTCTCCAATTGGGGATGTATATTATAAAGGCGGCATAGGACCATGTGAGGTTGTTGTAAAAGATAGAAATGGAAAGTTAAGGACGATAAAAGGCAAAAGTTATTTAAAGCGAAGCATAGTGATAGAAAAGGGGCAAATTACTAGGATTCAAGATCTAGAAGTTGTTGGTAAAAGCAAAGAAGACGAAAAGATAATTGCAGACAAAAACCTCATTGAACTTTTAAATAAAGGATCGGATACTAAATTAAAAAATATCATTGCATCTATACAAAAAGATCAAAATGACATTATAAGAGAAGACATTAGCAAAGTTGTTTTCATACAAGGATGTGCCGGAAGCGGGAAAAGCACTATCGCTTTGCACAGAATATCGTATCTAATATACAGCTATAACTTGAAAGGTGAGGATATATTAGTAATTGCTCCAAATAAATTATTTCTAAATTATATAAGCACTACATTGCCAGAGCTAGATGTGGAAAATGCACTGCAAGTCACATACAAGGACTTTGCAGAAAAAGTAATAGGAGAGAAAATACCAGTTGAGTATGATTTGAATAGAAGCAATGAAAAAGTCAATCAATATGAAGATGTCCTTAAAATAAAAGGAAGCCTTCAATTTAAAGAGATTATAAATACATATGCTGAAAGTTTATTGATAAAGGCGATACCAACTAGGGATTTATCAATATACGATAAGACATTGTATACATATAAAGATCTTCAAAATATGTTTATGGTACAATTTGGAGGTTATAAATTAAACGAAAGAATTGAAAGATTTAAAGAGTATTTAAAAAATCAGTTAAAAGACAAGAAAGAAGAAGTGGTTGGGAAGTATAAAGAAGAGCTTTTGAATCAATTAAATTTATTTAAAAAGCAAGCTGAAGGGTATAAAAGTATTGATGATGAAATATCAATGTTTGCAGATGAAATTGACAAAAACGTCAATAGGATGGAAAGACATTTTGACATAATAGTCGGTGAATATCTAAATAGCATAAAAGAATTTGATGCAATTGAACACTATTTAGAGTTGATTACTAATATCGAGCTATTGCAAAGGGCAAATGAAGGCAGGCTGGATGACAAAACATTAAAGAGAATAGTGGAATTTTCATCAAAAGGCTTTACAGAACAAGATGTTGCAGGGATACTTTATCTTTTCAGCTTATTAAATAATACAGATAGCTTCAAATACAAGCATATAGCGATTGATGAGAGTCAAGACTTAAGCCCGTTTGAAATATTTACGCTAAAGTTATTTTCTGACAATTTGTCATTTACGATAGTAGGTGACATAAATCAATCGATAGTGCCATTTAAACAGACATACAACATAAATACTGTTAAAAAAATATTTGATTACAGCAAAAACTTGAAAATATACAATATCAAAAGAAGCTATAGAAGTACTTATGAAATAGTTATGTTTGCCCGTGAGCTAATTAAGTGTAATGACGGTGCATCAGAATATTTGCCAGAGCCTTTAATGAGGAAGGGTGACAAGCCTCTTGTAATTGAGAAAGAAAATGATGAGGAGATTTATGATAGAATTATTGATATAATAAAAGAAAAATACCATGGTAAAGAGAATATAGCCATAATTTCAAAGACTGTTGATGGTTGTGAAAGACTTTACGAAAATTTAAAATCAAGGATGTCTGTCAATCTCATATCAGACGATATGAAGGAGTACAAAGGCGGAATATCAATAATTCCGGCATATTTAACAAAAGGCTTAGAGTTTGATATAGTGATTATTGCAGATGCTGATAAAGACACGTACTCTGATATATTGATGGACCGCAACTTGCTGTATGTGCAGATTACAAGGGCGCTTCACAATGTCTACATATTGAGCAAAGGAGAGCTTACTCCAATAATTGAAAAAATCGATTTTGACTTATACGATAGAGAGGAATCCGCACGCGACAAAAATATAAAGCTTAATACTATCAAAGAATTGATAATAGAGACAATTAAAGATAAATTTGGATCTGTGCCATATGAACTGGAGATAGCAGTAAAGAAAGAAAACGACAATGAAAAATTAAAGAGGATGTTGTCTAAAGTTGCTATATCTAAGGATATAAAAGAGATTATGTGA
- the pglX gene encoding BREX-1 system adenine-specific DNA-methyltransferase PglX, whose translation MNKNAIKNYAVWARNQLINDIKFKAYSYEITKDSIQDVKKLNDAVLLNGKLYSDDVYDKRNKLIERIQEVGDFDQVIEEIAYTWFNRFIALRYMEVNGYLPTGVRVLSSSEEGRWEPDIVYNALTVDLPVDKKKVLEYKEKNNIEELYRYLLIIQCNELNRILPFMFEEINDYTELLLPDNLLKEGSVIRRLVSDIDEADFKEGVEIIGWLYQFYVSEKHEKVVGINKGTIKREDIPAATQLFTPEWIVKYMVDNSLGKLWIEGKNDKNLKDKLTFYLNRCIDIDSSDNKNNDFSGLKPENIKILDPACGSGHILVYAFEVLYDIYLNYGYMKSEIPALIIENNLYGLDIDDRAAQLASFSVVMKAREKNRLFFKYIEKYGLEVNIVSIKETNSLIRTDDAKKILLQGVKDIEYADNQINNLLDIFNDAKLYGSILEVKDVDFDFWQERLDYINSNIGNMIDYDYSKLVELRKILPDIVKQAHIMSMKYDVVVTNPPYMGKDKMEAKLKDYVIKNYKDYNSDLFSIFIYKNLKYTKENGFAGFMSPFVWMFIKSYEKLREYLIDFKTISSLIQLEYGAFEEATVPICTYVIKNCKDENYKGDYIRLSDFKGADNQPIKVIEAIENPKVPYRYNVDQSTFKSIPGSPIAYWVSDNMKEAFVKGERLGDICKICKGLDTCNNDEFLRCWHEVDINKIGFGFKNRDEAKESELKWFPYNKGGSYRKWYGNNEYVVNWHDDGYEIRNYRDKNGRLLSRPQNMDYYFREGITWSAISSKKLSFRLLKNSIYGGGGSALFPENNLFLILSFLNSKYALHILKILNQTLNILVGDIERLPLLDMSKELKTQIDKLVNQNISISKTDWDSFETSWDFEEHPFLKYRNGADTIEEAYNNWADFAENQFNTLKANEEELNRIFIDIYGLQDELTPDVDDNDVTVRKADPVRDVKSFISYAVGCMFGRYSLDKKGLVYAGGEFDIDKYKTYKADEDGIIPITDSEYFHDDIVSKFIDFVKTVFGPNTLSQNLEFIANAIGRNDNETAADAIRRYFLNSFYKDHTSIYQKRPIYWLFTSGKEKAFNALIYIHRYNKDTLAKMRTDYLHMLINKVSSEINRLNSLIASDIPRDEKRKYEKLLDKLNKQLQEMGKYDELLRHYAERGIEIDLDDGVKINYTKFDGLLANIR comes from the coding sequence ATGAATAAAAATGCTATAAAAAATTACGCGGTATGGGCAAGAAATCAATTGATAAATGACATAAAGTTTAAAGCATATTCTTACGAGATTACAAAAGACAGCATACAAGACGTGAAAAAGTTAAATGATGCAGTCTTATTAAATGGCAAGCTGTACAGCGACGACGTATATGATAAGCGCAATAAACTTATAGAGAGGATACAGGAAGTAGGAGATTTTGATCAAGTAATAGAAGAGATTGCATACACTTGGTTCAATAGATTTATAGCACTGAGATATATGGAGGTCAACGGATACCTGCCTACAGGTGTCCGTGTGCTTTCATCCAGTGAAGAAGGTAGATGGGAACCGGATATAGTGTACAATGCATTAACAGTCGACTTGCCAGTAGATAAGAAGAAAGTCTTAGAATACAAAGAGAAAAATAACATAGAGGAATTGTACAGGTACCTTCTTATAATACAGTGCAATGAGTTAAACCGTATACTTCCTTTTATGTTTGAGGAAATAAATGACTATACCGAGCTGCTTCTTCCTGACAATCTATTAAAGGAAGGCTCTGTCATTAGAAGGCTTGTAAGCGACATAGATGAAGCTGACTTTAAAGAAGGAGTAGAAATAATAGGTTGGCTTTATCAATTCTATGTATCAGAGAAGCATGAAAAAGTCGTTGGTATTAATAAAGGGACTATAAAAAGGGAGGACATCCCAGCTGCTACACAGCTATTTACACCAGAATGGATTGTTAAATATATGGTGGACAATTCTTTAGGTAAGCTATGGATTGAAGGCAAGAATGATAAAAACCTTAAAGACAAATTGACGTTTTACTTAAATAGATGTATTGATATTGATTCATCGGACAATAAAAATAATGATTTCAGCGGATTAAAACCTGAAAATATTAAGATATTAGATCCAGCTTGTGGCTCGGGGCATATATTGGTCTATGCTTTTGAAGTATTATATGATATATACTTAAATTACGGTTATATGAAGAGCGAAATACCAGCTCTTATAATAGAGAATAACCTTTATGGTCTTGATATAGATGACAGAGCTGCACAATTAGCTTCTTTTTCAGTAGTAATGAAAGCAAGAGAAAAAAACAGGCTATTTTTTAAATACATTGAAAAATATGGTTTAGAAGTGAATATTGTTTCTATAAAAGAGACAAATAGTCTAATCAGAACAGATGATGCTAAAAAAATATTACTGCAAGGTGTAAAAGACATAGAATATGCCGATAATCAGATTAACAATCTTTTAGATATATTTAATGATGCAAAACTGTATGGCTCAATCTTAGAAGTTAAAGATGTAGATTTTGATTTTTGGCAGGAAAGATTAGATTATATAAATTCAAATATAGGAAATATGATTGATTATGACTATAGCAAATTAGTTGAGTTAAGAAAAATATTACCAGATATAGTAAAACAGGCACATATAATGAGCATGAAGTACGATGTAGTTGTCACGAATCCACCATATATGGGAAAAGACAAAATGGAAGCTAAATTAAAGGATTATGTTATAAAGAATTACAAGGATTACAATAGTGATTTATTTTCTATTTTTATATATAAAAATTTAAAATATACTAAAGAAAATGGTTTTGCTGGATTTATGTCACCATTTGTGTGGATGTTTATTAAATCATATGAAAAGTTAAGAGAGTATTTAATAGACTTTAAGACTATAAGTAGTTTAATACAATTGGAATATGGAGCATTTGAAGAAGCCACTGTTCCAATTTGCACATATGTAATCAAGAATTGCAAAGATGAAAATTATAAAGGAGATTATATAAGGCTTTCAGATTTTAAAGGTGCTGATAATCAACCTATAAAAGTAATAGAAGCAATAGAAAATCCAAAAGTTCCTTATCGTTACAATGTTGATCAAAGCACTTTCAAATCTATACCCGGTTCACCTATTGCATACTGGGTAAGCGATAATATGAAAGAAGCGTTTGTAAAAGGAGAAAGGCTTGGAGACATTTGTAAGATATGTAAAGGCTTAGATACATGTAATAATGATGAATTTTTGAGGTGTTGGCATGAAGTCGACATAAATAAGATCGGTTTTGGATTTAAAAATCGCGATGAAGCTAAAGAGAGTGAACTTAAGTGGTTTCCATACAATAAAGGCGGATCATATAGGAAGTGGTATGGCAATAATGAATATGTAGTAAATTGGCATGATGATGGATATGAGATAAGAAATTATAGGGATAAAAATGGTAGATTACTTTCAAGACCACAGAATATGGATTATTATTTTAGAGAAGGTATTACATGGTCTGCTATATCAAGTAAAAAATTATCATTTCGACTTTTAAAAAATTCAATATATGGTGGGGGAGGCAGTGCATTATTTCCAGAAAATAATTTATTTTTAATCTTATCATTTTTGAATTCAAAATATGCGTTGCATATTTTGAAAATATTAAATCAAACATTAAATATATTAGTTGGAGATATAGAAAGATTACCCCTTTTAGATATGTCGAAAGAACTTAAAACTCAAATTGATAAATTAGTAAATCAAAATATCTCTATATCCAAGACAGACTGGGATTCATTTGAGACATCGTGGGACTTTGAAGAGCATCCATTCTTGAAATATAGAAATGGAGCTGATACGATTGAAGAGGCATATAATAATTGGGCAGATTTTGCAGAAAATCAGTTTAATACATTAAAAGCAAATGAAGAGGAGCTAAACCGTATATTCATTGATATATATGGTTTGCAGGATGAGCTTACGCCAGATGTGGATGATAATGATGTGACGGTGAGAAAAGCAGATCCGGTTAGGGATGTAAAAAGCTTTATATCATACGCTGTCGGTTGCATGTTTGGCAGGTATTCACTTGATAAGAAAGGACTTGTATACGCAGGGGGAGAATTTGACATTGATAAGTACAAGACTTATAAAGCAGATGAAGATGGCATAATTCCTATAACAGACAGTGAGTATTTCCATGATGACATCGTGTCAAAGTTTATAGATTTTGTGAAGACAGTTTTTGGACCTAATACGCTTTCTCAAAACTTGGAGTTTATAGCAAATGCGATAGGCAGGAATGATAACGAGACGGCAGCAGACGCTATAAGGCGGTATTTCTTAAATAGTTTTTACAAAGATCATACAAGTATATATCAAAAGAGGCCTATATACTGGCTTTTTACATCAGGCAAAGAGAAAGCCTTCAATGCTCTTATATACATTCATAGATATAATAAAGATACATTGGCAAAGATGAGGACAGATTACCTCCACATGCTTATAAACAAGGTTAGTTCTGAAATAAATAGATTAAATTCATTAATAGCAAGTGACATACCAAGAGATGAGAAGAGAAAGTATGAGAAGCTTTTGGATAAGCTAAATAAGCAACTTCAAGAGATGGGCAAATACGATGAATTGCTGCGGCACTATGCAGAAAGAGGTATCGAAATAGATCTTGATGATGGTGTAAAAATAAATTATACTAAGTTTGACGGCTTATTAGCCAATATACGATGA
- a CDS encoding DUF1788 domain-containing protein, protein MSELDKRLQMVYEKIKSKEIISRKGLGNEIPYYIFDYDPHDELKIRNFVKLIMKNFGYDGSEINPVEIDLYEVFLDILKEKNIFDVIEEYEKSMGKDKMFRALESVSKPENFINVITKQAEGHNLILITGVGKVWPFMRAHIILNNLKNHIDKTATILFFPGTFSGTSVKLFSIFEDKNYYRGFKIS, encoded by the coding sequence ATGAGTGAGTTAGATAAAAGATTGCAAATGGTATATGAAAAAATAAAATCAAAAGAGATAATTTCAAGAAAAGGGTTAGGTAATGAAATACCTTACTATATATTTGATTACGATCCGCATGACGAGCTTAAGATAAGGAATTTTGTTAAATTGATTATGAAAAATTTTGGCTATGACGGATCAGAAATAAATCCAGTAGAAATTGACTTATATGAAGTATTTCTAGATATTCTTAAAGAAAAAAACATTTTCGACGTTATAGAGGAATATGAAAAAAGCATGGGAAAAGACAAAATGTTTAGAGCTTTAGAGTCTGTTTCAAAACCTGAAAATTTTATAAATGTAATAACAAAGCAAGCAGAAGGACACAATCTAATTTTGATTACAGGAGTTGGAAAGGTATGGCCCTTTATGAGGGCGCATATTATTCTGAATAATTTAAAAAATCATATTGACAAAACGGCTACAATACTGTTTTTCCCTGGCACTTTTAGTGGTACATCAGTTAAGCTCTTTTCTATATTTGAAGATAAAAATTATTATAGAGGGTTTAAAATATCATAA